The following coding sequences are from one Saprospiraceae bacterium window:
- a CDS encoding Gfo/Idh/MocA family oxidoreductase: MSFSRRKALQALGLVIGTKSFPIEQWIANSNQILHQRDPRHLSLQKPVTAITLGAGARGNTYGSYATKYPDQLKIVGVAEPIVLRKERYIKKHQIDVDKAFITWEHVLNRPKFADAIIITMPDHLHYEPCMQALALGYDVLLEKPMAQTEQQCRNILKMVQKTGRIVAVCHVLRYAPYFIKLKNLIHSGAIGELISMQHFEPIEHIHMAHSFVRGNWHDSKATTPIILAKSCHDLDIMRWMINKPSKMVSAFGSLSWFKPENAPPGSTPRCTDGCKIEAECPYSALSIYLRKRSYTYVFDLPEQQELHADFIHKQLQTTNYGRCVYQMDNDQPDHIVSNVLFEDGITASFNMEAFTSYHGRRTRIMGSMGDIVGDMKKFSYTDFRTDTTTEWDVDEDEVGIYKNSGHGGGDFNLVADWVQAVAQHKPELLSSTIEASIESHIMGFAMEKSRKTKKQILIKV, from the coding sequence ATGAGTTTTTCAAGAAGAAAGGCCCTCCAAGCCCTGGGCTTAGTTATAGGAACAAAGTCTTTTCCCATCGAGCAATGGATCGCGAATTCAAATCAGATACTGCATCAAAGGGATCCTCGTCATCTATCATTGCAAAAACCCGTGACTGCAATTACACTCGGTGCAGGAGCAAGGGGGAATACTTATGGATCATATGCTACTAAATATCCTGACCAGCTTAAAATAGTTGGTGTAGCTGAACCGATTGTGCTGAGGAAGGAAAGGTACATCAAAAAGCATCAAATTGACGTAGATAAGGCATTCATCACTTGGGAACATGTGCTCAATAGACCAAAATTTGCAGATGCCATAATCATCACGATGCCGGATCATTTGCACTACGAGCCCTGTATGCAGGCACTTGCTCTTGGATATGATGTTTTACTTGAAAAACCTATGGCTCAAACTGAGCAACAATGCCGCAATATCCTTAAAATGGTGCAGAAAACAGGCAGGATTGTAGCAGTCTGCCATGTTTTGCGATATGCACCATATTTCATAAAACTAAAAAATCTTATCCATTCGGGTGCGATAGGGGAGCTTATCAGCATGCAGCATTTCGAACCTATCGAACATATTCATATGGCTCATTCATTTGTGAGGGGGAATTGGCATGATTCCAAAGCAACTACGCCTATCATTTTGGCTAAATCCTGCCATGATCTGGATATCATGAGATGGATGATAAATAAACCTTCAAAGATGGTGAGCGCTTTTGGTTCATTGAGCTGGTTTAAACCCGAAAATGCACCTCCGGGAAGCACTCCGAGGTGTACTGATGGTTGCAAAATTGAAGCTGAATGTCCTTATTCCGCTTTGTCTATTTATCTTCGAAAAAGAAGTTATACTTATGTTTTTGATCTCCCGGAGCAGCAAGAGCTGCATGCGGATTTTATTCATAAACAATTACAAACTACCAATTACGGCAGATGTGTCTATCAGATGGACAATGACCAGCCGGATCATATCGTCAGCAATGTACTTTTTGAAGATGGAATTACTGCAAGTTTCAACATGGAAGCTTTTACTTCATATCATGGCAGGAGAACACGTATTATGGGATCTATGGGTGACATTGTAGGAGATATGAAAAAATTCTCATACACAGATTTCAGGACAGACACAACAACAGAATGGGATGTAGATGAAGACGAAGTCGGAATTTATAAAAATAGTGGACACGGTGGAGGTGACTTCAACCTGGTTGCAGATTGGGTGCAGGCTGTTGCGCAACATAAACCCGAACTTTTGAGTTCTACAATTGAAGCATCGATAGAGTCACATATTATGGGATTTGCGATGGAAAAAAGTCGCAAAACCAAAAAGCAAATACTTATAAAAGTATAA
- a CDS encoding tetratricopeptide repeat protein, producing MNSRSIFRLKTKHFPLLALILVHIQFSCNSPQPQAQTNNAGSLDSLGFMHSLIAANPYADSLYLQRANLYFQRQLLDSSIADLNKAIFLDSLNKDYYLYLSDVYLANAQSKSAKEILDRALALFPDNVEVLLKIARLQLILQQHIQAMTVMDKVFMIDPQNAKAYYLAGHLLYEMGDTTKAISSYQKATDFDPELVEAWIQLGDLYTEKNNPRAIQYYDNAIRIHPDDVETLHNKAYALQKFNRVQESIELYRQICDRFPQYEPAFYNLGILYKSEDSLDAAIKQFSRAIELNPAESSNYFHRAQAYILQNNKTAARQDLLKCTSLNPTDNEAKELLLTTEK from the coding sequence ATGAATTCCCGCTCAATTTTTAGATTGAAAACGAAGCATTTTCCACTTCTGGCATTGATTTTAGTGCATATTCAATTCTCTTGCAATTCACCCCAACCACAAGCTCAGACAAACAATGCCGGATCGCTGGATTCGCTCGGTTTCATGCACAGCTTGATCGCTGCCAATCCATATGCAGACAGTTTGTATTTGCAAAGGGCAAATCTTTACTTTCAAAGGCAATTATTGGATTCCTCAATCGCAGATCTAAATAAGGCTATATTTCTCGATTCATTAAACAAAGATTACTATCTCTACCTGTCAGACGTGTATCTGGCGAATGCTCAATCTAAATCAGCAAAAGAGATTTTAGATCGCGCGCTTGCTTTGTTTCCGGATAATGTAGAGGTACTGCTCAAAATTGCACGGCTTCAGTTGATCTTACAGCAACATATCCAAGCGATGACAGTCATGGACAAGGTGTTCATGATTGATCCACAGAATGCCAAAGCATATTATCTCGCAGGTCACCTATTGTACGAAATGGGTGATACGACAAAGGCGATATCCAGTTATCAAAAAGCTACGGATTTTGATCCAGAGTTGGTAGAAGCTTGGATACAGTTGGGGGATCTGTATACAGAAAAAAATAATCCGCGTGCAATCCAGTATTACGACAATGCCATCAGGATACATCCGGATGATGTGGAGACTTTACACAACAAAGCGTATGCATTACAGAAATTCAACCGCGTTCAAGAATCCATAGAATTGTATCGGCAGATTTGTGACCGCTTTCCGCAATACGAACCGGCTTTTTATAATTTGGGAATACTCTACAAGAGTGAAGATTCTCTTGATGCTGCAATCAAGCAGTTTTCTAGAGCCATTGAGCTCAATCCGGCAGAATCATCCAATTATTTTCATCGTGCTCAGGCTTATATATTGCAGAACAATAAAACTGCTGCTCGACAAGATTTATTGAAATGCACCAGCCTTAATCCAACTGATAATGAAGCTAAAGAGCTTTTATTAACTACAGAAAAATAA
- a CDS encoding rhomboid family intramembrane serine protease, whose protein sequence is MFFPIGDDQIQGGQKPIFTYSLIVANVLIFLYELNLGLEGSEAFIFTYGAIPQEIVYGQDLYTLLSSMFLHGGWMHLIGNMLFLWVFADNIEAIVGTFNFIIFYLLGGIVGALIHIALNSGSEMPMVGASGAISAVMGAYLVMFPSSRIKVLILILFTSVYIPAIFFLGFWIIQQMFAGIGSLQPVGEESSGVAWWAHIGGFVFGMLAGFLARKSYRNKYRYIEDE, encoded by the coding sequence ATGTTTTTTCCAATAGGAGACGATCAGATTCAAGGCGGACAGAAGCCCATATTTACCTATAGTTTAATAGTAGCCAATGTTCTCATTTTTTTATATGAACTAAATCTTGGATTGGAAGGAAGTGAAGCTTTTATATTCACTTACGGTGCAATCCCACAAGAAATCGTGTATGGTCAGGATTTGTACACTTTGCTGAGCAGTATGTTCCTTCACGGAGGCTGGATGCATCTGATAGGTAATATGCTTTTCTTATGGGTGTTCGCAGATAACATTGAAGCCATAGTAGGAACCTTCAATTTCATCATATTTTATCTGCTTGGCGGTATAGTAGGAGCACTAATCCATATTGCTTTGAATTCCGGAAGTGAAATGCCTATGGTTGGTGCAAGTGGTGCAATTTCAGCGGTGATGGGTGCTTACCTGGTGATGTTTCCATCTTCCAGGATCAAAGTCCTGATTTTGATCTTATTCACAAGTGTTTATATCCCTGCAATTTTTTTTCTAGGCTTTTGGATTATTCAGCAGATGTTTGCGGGAATCGGCTCTCTGCAACCAGTAGGTGAAGAATCCTCAGGTGTTGCATGGTGGGCACATATTGGTGGGTTTGTATTCGGTATGCTTGCGGGATTTTTGGCACGAAAATCTTATCGTAATAAATATAGATATATTGAAGACGAATGA
- a CDS encoding T9SS type A sorting domain-containing protein — protein sequence MKRNFTILLSSLLLLSVITVQSQAVRKVLVEEFTNASCGPCAVYGPAFTEKLRNQAEHVVVLKYQCEFPGVDPMNAQNKSEVSTRYNSTYPAVPSQGIPYCAMDGNKYNGHIANLTEQLLINRAAVTSPLEMTLDHNLTEKNDSVAISVTIKNVSSNPIAANAAILHIALIEKVIKFASPPGTNGDKTFPSVMRKMVPNANGTTLTTELPAGESKTFNFTIPIPSYIYDYTQLGVVSFVQMKTSKEILQARESLPKPLLGNFYDVSANYTPETRTSYCDNIYSVSIELTNKSTGTDTIKSIGILPYQNGAKRPRSVWKGTLLPGEKTTYKISNISLPNGIVRYSWTIDTIITNNGVVKDVGSVNNLSDEYRLIVVPNAAASAPLNFDFENVSVGSIPTNLYTELGTGFRTFVADKSAGGVTWEMGGFGQSAKSLFIDLNSPAPGITSNFIFSKLNFSAVNNAKFFYSIAHAQAYDFSDNSIDLQYSTDCGATWKSAGIKSGKELASVADPVDPLVTFFVPQVDQWKTDSFDLKELDGLADVLIKLAITSGGGQSLFLDDFSFREGAAPVGFPEIENLRSITVYPNPVSKDLGIELISDAVQVLRFEVLDLNGRVVSQFGQKNISAGKNILQFPIDLTSGMYQLKISSPNGVSTRKINVQ from the coding sequence ATGAAAAGAAACTTTACTATTCTGCTTTCTTCGCTGCTCCTATTGTCTGTAATTACAGTGCAATCACAAGCGGTGAGAAAAGTATTGGTGGAGGAATTCACCAATGCTTCGTGTGGGCCATGTGCAGTGTATGGTCCTGCTTTTACTGAAAAACTTCGAAATCAGGCTGAACATGTCGTCGTTTTGAAGTACCAATGTGAGTTTCCGGGAGTAGATCCAATGAATGCGCAAAACAAGTCAGAGGTATCTACCAGATACAATTCAACTTATCCGGCAGTCCCTTCACAAGGAATCCCATATTGTGCGATGGATGGCAATAAATACAACGGACATATTGCAAATTTGACCGAACAACTTTTGATCAACAGAGCTGCCGTAACCAGTCCATTGGAAATGACCCTAGATCACAATTTGACTGAAAAAAATGATTCTGTCGCTATATCCGTTACGATCAAAAATGTAAGCAGTAATCCGATTGCTGCAAATGCAGCAATTCTACACATTGCTCTTATAGAAAAGGTGATTAAGTTTGCTTCCCCTCCAGGCACCAATGGGGACAAGACTTTTCCATCTGTGATGCGCAAAATGGTGCCAAATGCAAATGGCACTACCTTGACTACAGAATTGCCTGCCGGAGAAAGTAAAACATTCAATTTCACGATTCCTATACCATCATATATATATGACTACACTCAACTTGGTGTTGTGAGTTTTGTACAGATGAAAACTTCAAAAGAGATACTCCAAGCAAGGGAAAGTCTGCCTAAACCTTTGTTAGGGAATTTTTATGATGTTTCTGCCAATTATACTCCTGAAACAAGAACTAGTTATTGCGACAATATTTACAGTGTTTCCATAGAACTCACAAATAAATCTACAGGTACTGATACGATCAAATCTATCGGAATATTACCCTATCAAAATGGAGCCAAGCGCCCTCGATCTGTATGGAAAGGCACCTTACTTCCGGGAGAAAAAACAACGTATAAAATTAGTAATATTTCACTTCCAAACGGTATAGTGCGGTATAGCTGGACAATTGACACAATCATTACCAATAATGGAGTAGTAAAAGACGTTGGAAGTGTGAATAATCTGAGCGACGAATACCGTTTAATTGTTGTTCCAAATGCGGCTGCCTCTGCTCCTTTAAATTTCGATTTTGAAAATGTATCAGTTGGTAGTATACCTACTAATTTATATACTGAACTTGGTACTGGATTTAGAACTTTTGTCGCTGATAAATCCGCAGGTGGAGTGACTTGGGAGATGGGAGGCTTTGGACAATCTGCTAAGAGTCTGTTCATTGATTTAAATTCACCTGCGCCAGGAATTACAAGTAATTTTATTTTCAGCAAACTAAATTTCTCAGCGGTCAATAATGCAAAATTCTTTTACTCTATCGCGCATGCTCAGGCATATGATTTTTCTGACAACTCAATTGATTTGCAATACTCCACTGATTGTGGCGCTACTTGGAAATCAGCAGGTATTAAGTCGGGAAAAGAATTGGCCTCTGTTGCAGATCCGGTAGATCCATTGGTTACTTTTTTTGTACCACAGGTTGATCAATGGAAGACAGATTCATTTGATCTTAAAGAATTAGATGGTTTAGCCGATGTATTAATCAAGTTGGCTATCACTTCAGGTGGCGGTCAAAGCTTGTTCCTCGATGATTTTAGTTTCAGAGAAGGCGCAGCTCCGGTAGGTTTCCCTGAGATAGAAAATTTGCGCAGTATTACTGTTTATCCAAATCCGGTTTCTAAGGATTTAGGCATAGAGTTGATATCTGATGCTGTTCAAGTTCTTCGTTTTGAAGTGCTTGATCTCAATGGACGTGTCGTATCCCAATTTGGTCAAAAAAATATCAGTGCTGGTAAAAATATTTTACAATTCCCGATCGATTTGACTTCGGGAATGTACCAATTGAAGATCAGTTCACCAAATGGAGTGAGCACGAGAAAAATAAATGTGCAATAA
- a CDS encoding 30S ribosomal protein S20, translating to MANHKSALKRIRQNIVTRMANRYYKKSARTAIARLRTTEDKAEAKKQLPKVIGMIDRLAKKNTWHKNKASNLKSSLMKRVASL from the coding sequence ATGGCAAATCACAAATCAGCTCTCAAGAGAATCCGCCAAAACATCGTGACCAGGATGGCAAATCGTTATTATAAGAAGTCTGCACGGACTGCAATAGCGAGGTTAAGGACAACGGAAGATAAGGCAGAGGCCAAGAAACAGTTACCTAAAGTAATTGGAATGATTGACAGGTTGGCTAAGAAAAATACATGGCATAAAAACAAGGCTTCTAATCTAAAGAGCAGCCTTATGAAGCGAGTTGCTTCTTTGTAG
- a CDS encoding DUF4293 domain-containing protein — translation MIQRIQTLWLFMAALCFGISLVPPVYLLQTQSPGSGVFSDQILHITENKILLGACILSSLLALTAIFLFNIRIRQALLSGMAAIIQLVGVLGVGIWLTYENQHLNDMIPGIAMLLGVSGILFCWLANRAIRKDETLVRSMDRLR, via the coding sequence ATGATACAGCGAATTCAAACTTTATGGTTGTTCATGGCTGCACTCTGTTTTGGAATATCCCTAGTACCTCCCGTGTACTTACTTCAAACACAGTCTCCAGGGAGTGGTGTATTTTCAGACCAGATTCTTCACATCACTGAAAATAAGATATTATTGGGCGCTTGTATCTTATCTTCCTTACTTGCGCTGACGGCAATATTTCTGTTTAACATCAGAATCAGACAAGCACTTTTGAGTGGGATGGCAGCAATCATCCAATTGGTAGGGGTCCTTGGAGTTGGAATATGGTTGACTTATGAAAATCAACATCTAAATGACATGATCCCCGGAATTGCCATGTTACTCGGTGTCAGCGGCATATTATTTTGCTGGCTTGCTAATCGAGCAATTCGGAAAGACGAGACTTTGGTCCGATCCATGGATAGGCTTAGATAA
- a CDS encoding FAD-dependent oxidoreductase, whose amino-acid sequence MKVVIIGGVAGGASAAARLRRMDENAEIVLIEKSAYISYANCGLPYYIGGVIHDRQKLFVQTPSSFRQRFQIDARISSEVIRIDRDRKSVLIKNLNSEETYEEHYDKLILSPGAEPIRPPLPGLQLPGVFTLRNVADTDAIKKFTEGKSNAKAVVIGAGFIGLEMAENLHHLGMHVSVVEMASQILAPVDFAIAAIAQQHLRHKGLDLYLNTSMTGIRLEDSHLFVDLKEKESLEADIVILSIGVRADTQLAQSSGLELGPTKAIKVNEYLQTSDPDIYALGDAIEFDHPILHKSMPTYLAGPANKQGRIVADNIIFGNQSKYKGAIGTAIVKLFDLTIATSGVASKHLKIAQVPHIVSTTHSASHATYYPGSHLMSIQLAVSQLDGRLLGAQAIGVQGVDKRIDVLATAVQRGASIEELTEFEHAYAPPYSSAKDPVNMAAFVAQNRLTGKSKAITWDELKLRPNESQLVDVRTRAEFEKGHIPQALHIPIDELRDRISELDPNKPVIVYCQVGLRGYLSERILRQRGFTDVINLAGGYYSWSFCDKELQIT is encoded by the coding sequence ATGAAAGTAGTGATTATTGGCGGTGTTGCAGGGGGAGCTAGCGCTGCAGCAAGGTTGCGTCGAATGGACGAAAACGCAGAAATCGTTCTGATTGAGAAGTCAGCATATATATCTTATGCAAACTGCGGATTACCCTATTACATAGGTGGCGTGATACATGATAGACAAAAATTATTTGTACAAACGCCCTCCTCGTTCAGGCAGAGGTTCCAAATTGATGCGCGGATTAGTAGTGAAGTAATTCGTATCGATCGAGACAGAAAATCGGTATTGATCAAGAATCTGAATTCTGAAGAGACCTACGAGGAGCATTATGATAAATTGATTTTATCACCAGGTGCTGAGCCTATCAGACCACCATTACCCGGTCTTCAACTTCCGGGAGTGTTTACACTCCGCAATGTTGCTGACACAGATGCAATCAAAAAATTTACTGAGGGAAAGTCTAATGCGAAAGCAGTAGTCATAGGAGCTGGATTTATTGGACTTGAAATGGCAGAAAATCTACATCATCTTGGCATGCATGTTAGTGTAGTAGAAATGGCGTCACAGATCTTAGCACCTGTAGATTTTGCGATCGCAGCAATCGCCCAGCAACATTTAAGACACAAAGGTCTGGACCTTTATCTCAATACCTCTATGACCGGAATCCGCCTAGAGGATTCCCATTTATTTGTCGATTTGAAGGAAAAAGAATCCCTAGAAGCTGATATAGTCATCCTCAGCATTGGAGTCAGAGCGGATACCCAGTTGGCTCAGAGCTCCGGACTTGAATTAGGTCCGACCAAGGCTATCAAAGTAAATGAGTATTTACAAACCTCGGATCCGGATATTTATGCTTTGGGAGATGCTATTGAATTTGATCATCCGATCCTTCACAAATCCATGCCTACATACCTTGCTGGACCAGCCAATAAACAGGGTAGAATCGTTGCAGATAATATAATCTTCGGAAATCAATCCAAATACAAAGGCGCTATTGGCACTGCTATCGTGAAGCTCTTTGATTTAACGATTGCAACTTCAGGTGTGGCTTCCAAGCATCTGAAAATAGCTCAGGTACCACATATAGTATCAACAACTCACAGCGCTTCACATGCAACATACTATCCCGGGTCACATCTGATGAGTATTCAATTGGCAGTTTCACAGTTGGATGGTAGATTGTTGGGTGCACAAGCTATCGGGGTTCAGGGAGTGGACAAACGGATAGATGTGCTGGCCACTGCTGTCCAGAGAGGAGCTTCTATTGAAGAACTGACAGAATTCGAACACGCTTATGCGCCTCCATACTCTTCAGCAAAAGATCCGGTGAACATGGCAGCATTCGTAGCACAAAACAGATTAACAGGCAAAAGCAAAGCCATCACATGGGATGAATTGAAACTCAGACCAAATGAATCCCAGCTTGTGGATGTACGTACCCGGGCTGAATTTGAAAAAGGCCATATACCACAAGCCCTTCACATTCCAATTGACGAACTGCGGGACAGAATCTCAGAATTGGATCCGAATAAACCGGTGATCGTTTACTGTCAAGTGGGGTTGCGCGGATATTTATCAGAGAGGATCTTGCGGCAAAGAGGTTTTACAGACGTGATCAACTTGGCCGGCGGCTACTATTCCTGGAGTTTCTGTGATAAGGAATTGCAGATTACTTAA
- a CDS encoding rRNA pseudouridine synthase, which translates to MMTTFHSKPPREKKQRTASVKVSAPKDELMRLNKYVAHCGICSRREAAELVKKGLILVNKQVELNPSYIVQSKDKIFYQGNLITPEEKKVYILINKPKNTVTTSKDEKNRKTVLDMVSSSVKERVYPVGRLDRNTTGLLLLTNDGELSQKLAHPSFQVKKIYHVVLHKNLSVPDFQKISEGLILEDGKAKVDGISYVDGKKNEIGIEIHSGKNRIIRRIFENLNYQVEKLDRVYYAGLTKKNLPRGKYRHLTSQEVINLKHFLK; encoded by the coding sequence ATGATGACTACGTTCCATTCTAAGCCTCCAAGAGAAAAAAAACAGCGGACAGCTTCCGTCAAAGTGTCTGCACCTAAAGATGAATTGATGCGACTGAATAAATACGTCGCACATTGTGGCATATGTTCCAGAAGGGAAGCTGCTGAACTTGTCAAAAAAGGATTGATTTTGGTTAACAAGCAGGTGGAACTCAATCCATCATATATTGTCCAATCGAAAGACAAAATTTTTTACCAGGGAAATTTGATCACTCCCGAAGAGAAAAAAGTATATATTCTCATAAATAAGCCTAAAAACACGGTTACAACTTCCAAAGACGAAAAAAACCGCAAAACCGTCTTGGATATGGTCTCTAGCAGCGTCAAAGAACGCGTATATCCTGTTGGCAGATTAGATCGAAATACTACGGGTCTTCTGCTTTTGACAAATGATGGTGAATTATCACAAAAATTAGCACATCCATCTTTTCAAGTCAAAAAAATATACCATGTAGTTTTACACAAAAATCTTTCTGTCCCTGATTTTCAAAAAATATCTGAAGGCTTAATACTAGAAGATGGAAAAGCAAAAGTGGATGGAATCAGTTATGTAGATGGCAAAAAAAATGAAATAGGAATTGAGATACACTCAGGAAAAAATCGAATCATCAGAAGGATTTTTGAGAATCTCAATTATCAAGTTGAAAAACTGGATCGCGTCTATTATGCTGGTTTAACTAAAAAAAATTTACCACGCGGTAAGTATAGGCATTTGACCTCTCAAGAAGTGATTAACCTCAAGCATTTTTTGAAATAA
- the dnaB gene encoding replicative DNA helicase, with protein sequence MAEPIKNTLRPISGSGRQQQSADFSNIAYERIQPQANDMEEAVLGAIMLDKNAINEALEVLRPESFYKPVHQKIFAAMMTLFNMTQPIDVLSVTEQLRKTQTLEEVGGVPFILELSNKVSSSANVGHYARIVSQKYLQRELIRVSTLVIKDAFEDSKDVFDMLDSAEQNLYAITDKNLRRGYESVGSLAYQAQKQLEILSQNADQVVGVPSGFPDLDKITSGWQKSNLIIVAARPGVGKTSFTLALAKNAAMDYKKPVALFSLEMNNLELVNRLISMHAEVNGSSLRSGKLSDDEWTGIHHAIQELSEVPIYIDDTPSLNIFELRAKCRRLHQHHNVSLIIIDYLQLMTLGTNDKRGSREQEISSISRALKSLAKELNIPVIALSQLNRAAEMHGSKRPQLSHLRESGAIEQDADMVLFIHRPDYWDNAADMPEVPKGYTELIIAKHRNGSVGSIFLKFVSDYAKFLPAESSFSSMGGGFQDSMQVMIKPSKLNDDDYVPF encoded by the coding sequence ATGGCAGAGCCGATAAAAAATACCTTGAGACCTATCTCAGGATCTGGAAGACAGCAACAATCGGCTGATTTTTCAAACATTGCATACGAGAGAATTCAACCGCAGGCCAATGATATGGAAGAGGCCGTTCTTGGAGCAATCATGCTGGATAAAAATGCCATCAACGAAGCGCTGGAAGTTCTCAGACCGGAGTCTTTTTATAAACCTGTGCATCAGAAAATATTTGCAGCCATGATGACACTGTTTAACATGACTCAGCCTATTGATGTGCTTTCTGTCACAGAGCAGTTGCGCAAAACTCAAACTTTGGAAGAAGTGGGGGGAGTGCCTTTTATTTTGGAACTTTCCAATAAGGTGAGTTCTTCTGCAAATGTGGGACATTATGCGCGGATTGTCTCCCAGAAATATCTTCAACGTGAACTTATTCGAGTGTCAACACTAGTCATCAAAGACGCATTTGAGGACAGCAAAGATGTCTTTGACATGCTCGACAGTGCTGAACAAAACTTATATGCCATCACCGACAAAAACCTGAGAAGAGGATATGAAAGTGTTGGCTCATTGGCCTATCAGGCACAAAAGCAACTTGAAATATTGTCGCAAAATGCGGATCAAGTAGTGGGTGTTCCTTCTGGCTTCCCCGATTTGGATAAAATCACTTCCGGTTGGCAAAAATCAAACTTAATCATTGTAGCTGCAAGACCAGGTGTGGGAAAAACCAGTTTTACTTTGGCTTTAGCCAAAAATGCAGCCATGGATTACAAAAAACCGGTTGCGCTCTTCTCTCTGGAGATGAACAATCTGGAACTAGTGAATCGTCTTATATCTATGCATGCCGAGGTCAACGGATCGAGTTTGAGAAGTGGAAAGCTTTCTGACGATGAGTGGACGGGAATCCACCACGCCATTCAAGAATTGAGTGAAGTACCTATCTATATCGACGATACTCCTTCACTTAATATTTTCGAGCTGAGGGCCAAATGCAGAAGACTCCACCAACATCACAATGTCAGTTTGATCATCATCGACTACTTACAATTGATGACGCTGGGTACCAATGACAAACGCGGGTCGAGAGAACAAGAAATTTCGTCTATATCAAGAGCATTAAAAAGCCTGGCCAAAGAGCTCAATATCCCAGTAATAGCTTTGTCACAGCTCAATCGTGCTGCTGAAATGCATGGTAGTAAACGTCCGCAACTTTCGCATCTGAGAGAGTCAGGAGCGATAGAGCAAGATGCCGATATGGTTCTGTTCATCCACAGACCAGATTATTGGGATAACGCCGCTGATATGCCTGAGGTGCCCAAAGGGTATACAGAACTCATCATTGCCAAGCACAGGAATGGTTCAGTGGGCAGTATTTTCTTGAAATTTGTCTCGGATTATGCGAAGTTCTTGCCTGCAGAAAGTAGCTTTTCTTCCATGGGAGGAGGATTCCAAGATAGTATGCAGGTGATGATTAAACCTTCCAAACTCAACGATGATGACTACGTTCCATTCTAA
- a CDS encoding ATP-binding cassette domain-containing protein has protein sequence MNNLLLDLRSVIKEYQSARAVDQVSFSLSTGCVTGLLGPNGAGKTSLIRIITGITRPDSGQVLLSGVPVQDITDPSIGYMPEERGLYKKMKVGEQLVYLCRLRGLSAKDAEREVVSWMKKFEITSWWNKRIDELSKGMSQKVQFIATVAHRPNLIILDEPFSGLDPINTQMIKQEIAHLKHQGVAILFSTHRMEQVEEMCDEIVLINKGKIILQGEVNQLKKAFRESKYDLKTEASLDPIIIDKYKLETYAPQSYYFKSEGIPATQLLLEVIQSGVEISEFKDILPTFNEIFIRLVNNANHE, from the coding sequence ATGAATAATCTCCTTCTTGACCTTCGATCAGTAATTAAAGAATATCAAAGTGCCCGTGCAGTCGATCAGGTGAGTTTTAGCTTATCGACAGGCTGTGTTACTGGACTCCTGGGGCCTAATGGCGCAGGAAAAACCAGTCTGATACGCATTATCACAGGAATCACCAGACCCGATTCAGGCCAGGTTCTGCTTTCAGGCGTGCCTGTACAGGATATCACTGACCCATCTATAGGCTATATGCCGGAGGAACGTGGTTTGTACAAGAAAATGAAAGTAGGTGAACAGCTGGTGTATTTGTGTAGGCTTCGGGGCTTGTCCGCAAAAGATGCGGAACGAGAAGTTGTGAGCTGGATGAAGAAATTTGAAATTACCAGCTGGTGGAATAAACGGATTGACGAATTGTCGAAAGGCATGTCCCAAAAAGTCCAGTTTATTGCCACAGTAGCGCACAGGCCAAACTTGATTATTCTGGATGAACCTTTTTCAGGATTGGATCCTATCAATACCCAGATGATCAAACAGGAAATTGCCCATCTAAAGCATCAGGGTGTAGCCATTTTGTTTTCAACGCACAGGATGGAACAGGTAGAGGAAATGTGCGATGAAATCGTATTGATCAACAAAGGCAAGATTATCCTCCAAGGCGAAGTAAATCAACTGAAAAAAGCATTTAGAGAATCAAAATATGACCTGAAGACGGAGGCAAGCCTTGATCCCATTATAATTGATAAATATAAGTTAGAGACTTATGCTCCTCAATCATACTATTTCAAAAGCGAAGGAATTCCGGCAACTCAATTGTTATTGGAAGTGATCCAGTCAGGTGTTGAAATTTCAGAATTTAAAGATATTCTACCAACGTTCAATGAGATATTTATTCGCCTTGTAAACAACGCCAACCATGAATAA